The segment aggaACATTTACAGATAATGCTCAAACGGCTGCAGGATCATCAGCTAATCGCCGAGGGGGAGAATCGTAAATGCTGTACATCCCGAGGCTCTGTATCTGCCAGATAACGAACAAGTCGAAGCTACGAGCTCTATCCCTTCGCGCAAATCATAAAGGATGCACAAAGTTAGCTTATATCGTGGTGCTTGATCATGGCAAGCTATAGCAGTCTTGTTGTTTGGGCTCAACGCTACACCGAACGGCAACTAAGACAGAGATGATGACTTACACAGATGAGGCGGCAAGTCCAGCTTACGAGGCACAGGCATTCGGATGAGGCAGTCACCTCAACCAACTTCGAGCTATATCTGTGAGTTTGATAGGCTTCTAGAGATCTCCGTGAGCAGTGACTgtaatttttcaccaagTCATCGCATTAATGATTACagtttgaagagaagaatGGCACCTTCTAGccagttctttgagcaTAAGCTGTATGCTAAGACGTCAATTGGTTAGGAAGATGTCACAGAGGGCTTTTGAAacaaagattttgaaggtAAATCCGTTGTCTATACATTTCTCGCCGAATGCCCATATCGATGGATCCTTGCCAACAATTAGTGATCCAGAAACCGAGAAGGCTCTATTAGAAGCTGCCAAGATTATTAGAGACTCAGACGATACAGTAGCATTTCCAACGGAGACGGTTTATGGGCTTGGAGGTTCATCGCTAAACGACAAGTCGGTTTTAAGCATTTACAGAGCGAAAAATAGGCCCAGTGATAATCCCTTGATCACTCACATTTCTTCTatcgatcaattgaataGACGAATTTATGGAGAAGAGTCGAACTCGAATGAATCCCCTCTAAGGAATATACCCGAAATTTATCATTCACTGATAGCGAAGCTTTGGCCGGGACCGCTCACCATTCTACTGCCCGTCCCTCCTATGGAAAGTGGTACTCTTTCCAAATTGACCACTGGAGACCAGCCAACTTTTGCGGTGCGGATTCCGTCTAGTCGCATAGCTAGAGCTTTAATAGCCCTGAGCGATACGCCTATTGCAGCGCCATCAGCCAATGCTTCCACTAAACCTTCCCCTACTCTAGCCTCTCATGTCCTCCACGACTTGGAAGGCAGAATTCCCTTGATCCTGGATGGAGGGCCTTGCAAGATAGGAGTAGAAAGCACTGTGGTGGATGGATTGTCGCAGCCTCCATCTTTGCTACGACCTGGGGGTTTCACATACGAGCAGATCGTAGAACTTGGGGGTAGCCAATGGGCTGATTGTAGAGTTGAAAGGAGGCAGACTGTTGGCGAGACTGAGAAGGTTCGCACGCCGGGTATGAAATATAAACACTACTCACCATCTGCCAAAGTGATCCTCCTGGTACCGAACCGGAAGGATAGCACTAACAGCAGATTAGAGAAACTTAGAGATATAATCCGCACTGAACAAAGTTTGCGATCAGAGAGTCTAAAAAGCATTGCCGTACTCACAGCATCTCATCTGAATAATACTTCATTGGACAATATTCTTCCTTCGGGGtcaaatttgaaaatgaTTGTTGAAAGTTTAGGATCTACCGGACGAGAGATTCAAGCTAATCTTTTCGCAGCATTAAGAAGAGTCGACGAAGTTGAGAACGTCGATTTGATCATCGTTGAGGGATTACCGGAGGTGGATGAAGGTCTCGCAGTCATGAACAGATTAAAGAAAGCGGCAGGAGGTAATTGTATTTCATTTTGATTACAAGTTTCATTTAACTACAAATTCTTAATTCTTCAATTACAGACTGAGCGCTTTCTGGATGACATATTGAACAGAGTATATAGTTACTGTCATGCTCAGTAAGGCCTCTATCACATTTCTTTGCAGCCATTATACATTGGAGTAACGTAGGGAGTCCAGTGAGGAAAATCTCCGCGACCACCATTTCCGAACCTCATCGGCGATGAAGACTGAACTACTGATTGTGAGCAAGTAAATCAAATCACCTAAACTCAAGCTTTctgtcttgaagattctTTGGAAGAATGGAATGTAAATAGCACACATTTGCCCCAACAGAGAAAGACCCACGGCATAATTGAACATTTTATTCGCAAAAATGCCCACCTCGAATATAGATTTCGTAGCATGCCTACATGCTAATGCATTGAACATATCGAAAAAGACAAAACATGTGAAAGTCATAGTGGTGTCTCTAGCGGTGACTTGATTGTCTTCAGTCATTTCCCCAACAAAGACATAAACAGTCCCCACGATGATGAATGCGGCACTGATCAATAAGCGCTTCAGCACAAACTTCGTTAAAATCCTGTCAGTACGTTTCCTTGGcggtttcttcatcacttCATGATCAACAGGTTCAACACCAAGGGACTGAGCTGGAGGACCGTCCATCAAGATGTTAATCCACAGGATTTGCATAGCATTCAGAGGATTAGGCAGTTTAAGAGCAGTCGAGAGGGCCACAAGAGATAAAGCCGCCACAGATGTAGACAACTGGAATGTCAAAAAGTTTTGAATGTTATTGAAAATACCCTTACCTTCCTCGATTGCCGTCAAAATGGTACTGAAATCGTCATCTGTCAAGACCATatcagaagcttcttttgCAACGTCAGTACCCATTTTACCCATTGAAACACCAATGTCCGCCAATTTCAACGCTGGCGCATCGTTAACACCATCACCAGTCATGGCAACGATGTCACCTCTCTTCCTCAGTGCACGAACGATATTCAATTTATGCTCCGGAGTAGCGCGTGCGAAGATGTTGACGTGATCTATAACATTTGCTAAGTCATCATCACTCATATTATCTAGTTTATCTCCTGTCAAAACAGAGAACTCTGGGTTCATGACAGGGATACCGATTCGTCTGGCAATGTTCACTGCAGTATTTTCTGAGTCACCGGTAATCATTATGACATGCACTCCACCTTGCAGTAGTTGCTCAACAGCAGGTTTGACAGTTGGCCTGGGTGGATCACTCATGCCGATCAATCCTGCGAAGGTTAACCCTGTTATTGATCCCTCATCTAGCTTCTCGGATGCATCACGCAGTTCCAGCTTACCAAATGCAAGAGTTCTTAAACCATTTGAAGCTAAAGCATTTGCTGTGTCATTAATAGTTTCTTTGTGAGAGTCCGTTAACTGTTCCGCTTTTCCCTTTTGGTTTACGAAGTGTGTCGAATTGGCCAGTAACTTCTCGTACGCACCCTTCACATAAACGACACATTTACCTTCTGGGTCCACAACTTTAGTAGCCATAAACTTCCGCTTGGAGTTAAACGGAATCTCCTGTAATTTTTTATAGTCTGCCCTCACATCCTTAATGTCGAACTTCGATAGCTGCTCCAATAAAGCAATATCGGTGGGGTTACCCATATACTTACCATGTTCCTGAGAAAATGATGCATTGTTACAGACATTGCTGATAGCTAGGATTGCTCTCACGTCATCGGTGAGGTAATTTCTGAAGCTTCCGCTCTTGTTTTTATCCAGGACCAACATATTTGACTTATTCTCCATGCTAGCTAGGCACcaaattcttgaaaccGTCATATGATTCGAAGTCAAAGTACCAGTTTTGTCCGAACATATCACGTTAACTGAGCCCAGAGTTTCAACACTTGGCAGTCTCCTAACAATCGCTTTGCGCTTCGCCATTCTCAGAACACCAAGAGCTAAGGTTACCGTAACAATGATGGGCAGGCCTTCGGGAATAGCGGCCACAGCTAGAGACACCGAAATCTGGAACATGTCCAGCCACGACCTTCCTTGTATGATACCTATCAAACAAATGATTCCGATTAAAACAAAGCTCATTAAAGAAAGGTCCTTACCAAGCTTATCCATAGCCAGTTGTAAAGGAGTCTTTGgcttttcaattgagctcATCATCTCGAAGACAGACCCGAAGGAAGTATTTCTGCCGGTACCAACGACAATTCCTTTACCATGACCTTCCCTAACCAAAGTGCCCATGTAAGCAATACATGTTCTATCAGAAGTCGGTACGATGGAATATGGCTGGTCGTTAAAGCTCTCCTTGCTGACATGATGCGAACTCTTTTGCACAGGCTCATTTTCACCAGTCAAATTACTTTCATCGATGGATAAGTCCACACTTTCGATAATACGAAGATCGGCAGGAATCCTGTCACCAATGCCAAAACGGACGAGATCTCCAGGGACCAAGTTGACAGCCAAAACGTGAGACTCTTGGCCACACCTAATAAGATGGCACTCTGCGGGTACCAGCTTACTAAGCGCTTCCAGCGACTTCTCGGATCTATTCTCTTGCACAAAACCCACGGTCACAACTATCACTATTGCAAGTGTGATACTAACTGCATCATCCACGTTCCCCATCAAAAATGACACCACCGCCGACCCAATCAGCAGTAAGATCAGTGGATCCTCTACAAAGTTCAATAAAAACTTCTTCCACAAAGGCTCGCTCTCCTCTCCCACCACTTCATTCGGCCCGTGGGCCAGTTTCCTTCTACTAGCCTCCTCGAGTGAGCTCAAACCATCTTTGCCGTTAGAATCTAGCCTTTCTAGTGTTTCCTCCACTGTTAAAGTACAAAACTCAAGCGATGGATTAGGCTTCGACAGTGCTTCAGCCGTCGCTCTGAACATATTGCGAGTCTCATCATCACTGGCAGAATCCTCTATCGACGTGTTAAAGGGATTGTCACCCATATTTGCTTAAATATGTTGGTGAATTCACCTTGCTTGGCACCGGAATAAACCACACCCAATTCAACACAACAAAACCTCGTGAGATTTTTTGAGAGCCTGAAGCAACCAATTGGCTTTAACACTCAATTTGAAGGCAGTTGGAACAGCAACCTGGTCATCTTAAGTTCAAATCTAGCTATGCAATCATATAAGTGAACTAATTTACTGATCTCGCCTGTCATTTTTTATGTTACCCGGCCAAAACACTCTAGGGTCACGTGAATTTCACGTGATACCAAGTGTCAGTAAATGAAATAATACCAATTGGATTTAAATAATCAGTTAATATGTCTGTTTAACTATGCTACAAGGCCCTGTATCTGGGGGCTACCGACCTTCTTCCTGCCTGGCGGGTTTGGGAAGTTTTTTCGGAATTGTTTTAGCGTGGCTCAACGTTGTAACGCAGTCTTATACCCATCGCTGCCAGTTCCGAGTCGAGATACTTCAAAACAAACGGAATAGCCACGGTGGTGGTATCTCCACCACCGACAAATTTATTACCCTGGCCATCTTCCCATATGTGGGAGTCGTCGATAAAAACGCTGTCGTTTCCTTGGTACTTGCTCAACATCCTCTTGGCGTCATCAAACTTAACGGCGCAACGACGGCAGCGAACCGACGACATGGAGCCGATTCTTGGCACGCTTTGCTGGGTGGTCAAGATAGCGCCACATTCGCGACAGACTGAGGTTTGTGTATAGTCTGAACAGTTCAGCAAACGGTCCTGCAGCAGGAATGCAGTACCGTGACCGATGAGGGCGTCCCTTTCCATTTCACCAACACGGATACCACCGTGTCTCTTTCTGCCCTTGACGGGCTGCATGGTTAAGCTGTTGACGGGCCCGGTAGAACGGACTTGGAACTTATCGTTCACCATGTGACGCAGCCTCTGGTAGTAGACGACACCGATGTATATGTCTGCTCTCAGCTCTTCACCGGTGGCACCGGAGTACATCGGCTCGTTACCGTGGTAATTATAGCCTGCCTGGCGAAGCTGCTCGCCAAAGTAGTCTGCCGGAGTGTCATTCTCGCTGAAGATCCACGGAGTGGCATCCTGCGCTATCCCGTGTAGGGCACCAGATTTACCTGCCAAGGATTCGACGAACATACCAATGGTCATACGGGATGGGAAAGCGTGAGGATTAATGATGACGTCCGGTTGGATGCCAGTCTCGCTGAAAGGCATATCGATTGTGGGCCATTTGCGAGAACAAACACCCTTCTGACCGTGCCTCGAAGAAAACTTGTCACCAATTTGTGGAACTCTTCTAATACGGTATTTGATCGAGACGGTCTggagctcttgaagcttgttCGACTCGTCACCAATCAGATTAACTTCCTCAATGTAAGCTGGCTCTGATGAGTGATAAGTTTTAATTTTCGTCTTATTCAAAGTGTCATCGAAATATGCACATATCGGATCACCTTCTTCGACGTAGGTCCCGATGTATGGTAAaccatcttcatccagTTTTTCCAACCATTCCTTTGGCCATTCATCGGATCCAAAACCGAAATGCTGTGAGATTGGATCGCCACGACTCCGGTTTAGTGAAAGATCAATCTTCTCCGTTTTGTACATGGTACCATAGCCAAAACCTCTCTCGTCCGCAGATTTATTGATAATCATAGCATCATCCATATCGTACCCGGTGTAAGAGATAACAGCAACGACAGCGTTCGTACCGTTGGGGAAGTTATCCATACCATAATCATCATACAAGTTGGCCTTGACGATTGGCGTTTGTCCCGTTTGCAGTCTATAAAGTTTGTTGTCCGAACGATGGCATAGCGCAACACCAGGAGTACCCATAGTTTGCTTACCCATTTGACACTGATACATGTTTCTAGGCGATTGGTTGAAATCGGAAAATGGCGTCAAATTGGCCAGGATCGATAATATGTTCGTTGGTGTAAACTCCACATGTGTATGCACATTATTTTGTAACTCCTCAGGGGTCACAGCGATATTCATGTAGACTTGTTCGAAGGGCCCCACGATATCTTCCTTATCCAAAGGTAAGTAACGAACCGGACGCATCATTCTCGAATGACCGCCAAAAATATACAAACCAGGATACTGACCACGGGCCGAAGGGGGAACATAACCGATCTCCAAATCTAGCGGTAGGCCTGCCGTCTTTCCTTCTACCTTCCAAAACCGTAGAGTGTCCGCAATGATCTTACCTTGGGTATGTGAGGTCCATCCTATTATCTTACCATCCAGTTGGACGCAACACAAGGATGGTCCAGCCGCAAAAGTTTGAGACACTGGCGATACACCTAGCGAATACAATATTGATGGGATCTTGGTAACGTCTGACTGTTCAGTCGATATGCGACATTTGTGAGCAAAATGGTTCAATAGACCACATGGAGAACCATCGGGAGTGTGGACCGGGCACAGGAAACCCCAGGATTCTGGAAGCAGCTTTCTGACGGTGGTAGTCTTCAACTGGGCGAAGAAAGAACCTCTGTGAACCATTCTGAAATGCGAAATGAACCGATAAAAGTTAATCTTTTCGGCGACAACAGTGTAACCTGAAACTTGCTGCAGATCCAAACCAGATTGCGAAACTAGATTACCAGTGGACAGGAAGTACTGTAATTTCGAACCAATATTCTCGTTCACCCTCATTAGTACCCTAGTGACGTATTTGCGgtctttgaagttgatAGGCGATCCACGGTTTATGTCCGTTCTGATTTGTGCCACGATGCTTTGCAAGTActcttcaattttttcttttATAATCATACCATACAAGAAACCACCCAGTAGCACTTCTTGATGTTGGGTAGCATCTGGGTTGTCTGGGCAGCACTCGCCAGCAACCAAAGAATACAATTTTCTAATCATGAAAAGTAACATCGAGGACTTATCTTTGTTGGTATCATTATTGAGATGCACTAAAACAATACGGTCTAGTACTTCCTGGCCCACTTGGTAATCTGACTTGTCTGGCGAAGCCTGGAAAACAACTCTGAACTTGTCACCCAAATACTGTAAAATCTGTcttcgattcttcagctgtgGATATCTTTTCTTATAACCCGTTAGTAGCAATTCGAGACGATCTGTCAGGAATGAGTTAGTTACATCGGATCCGATGATACCATCAAAAATCTCTCTATCACTGGTGTCGCAAAGTGCCTTGAAAATCATGATGACAGGCACGAGATATTCattctttctccaagaAAATCTGAATGTCACTTGACCGTCATTCAAATAGTGTAGGACATTGGTCTGAGACGTTTGGTCCGGCCTCACACATCTGATCTGCACACCGTATTGAGAGTAAGAAGCACCTCTATTGGCGAATGATGGTCTAACAATGGCCATGGGATGATTCCTCCTTTGTACAATCAACATTCTGATCAGCTTTTCGATACCGTTAATGATAAAGTAACCACCAACTTCATCGGACTCTTCTTTATTCTTGACCAAATCGGCCGGCGATAGCTTGTTCAAATGGCATCTATTACTCTGCAACATAACCGGCAGACCACCGCAATCTCTCACTTCGGTGAAAACTTCATCATTTCCATCGTTAACGGACCATTTTAGTTTTAGCATAAGTTTGCCTCTGTAGGACGAAAGTCTCTGTCTGGCCTCTGCAGGAAATACCTTCCTTTCAACCGCCGAAGTGACACCATCGTTAGACATTGGCTTCGTAATGGAAACCTGTTCAACACTCAACGACAGCTTGTTACCAAGATAGTCACTCTCGGTAGTCTTACCATCAAACACAACTTTTTCGCCAATGTCCTTGACGGCTTGGTTCAATAACCCACCACCAGGACCCTCCGTAAGAGCATTGAATGATCCAATGTGGGGttgaacagcttcttgGAGTAATGGATATGCAGATTTGTCCTTTGGCGGATTTATAAAGCGAGATTCTCTCTCCAGAGTCCGGAAATCAGCGGTTCTTGCCTTTGGCGGTTTAATAATTTTACTCATGCTGCAATTCTAAAGAATCATATAAAGCAACCTTAACCAGTACTTTAGCTCGCTTACCAGACCCTCAGAGCACAGCTGCCGactgatcgatgagatgagatgagatgagatgtGTTAATAGTaataaaatttttcaatggTATTTGGCAGCGATTACAAGATCATCCTATACGTACATCTTAAAAGTTCATTTTAATCAAAAATACGTCTCACAGAAGCTCCAATCCCAGATAGAAATCAGGCTTAATTCTGCCCAATTTATTAATTGCCCAAATATATCGCAAAGTGCTATAAAAATTGTAACCACATGATTTAAAAGGCTGACTATAGTCTTCAATAGAGCCCTCATGCACATCAAGTTAAAGAGCCTTGTTGGCGCAATCGGTAGCGCGTGTGACTCTTAATCACAAGGTTAGGGGTTCGAGCCCCCTACAGGGCTTAAAATTTTTTTCACCCATAGTGACTGAGCAATCTGCTTAGATCAACGCCGATAGTGCTTATCGCAAACAATGTACCTTCTCCGGCCAACGCCGTCTCTTTTTAGCGATCTTCAGAAGCTATGGTATATTGCCGAATCTGACTCTTATCTATTATCTATAGTACAAGCGAAAAAACCGTAGTCGATACGGTAAAGTCGATGGACGAAGATCTGTTATGGTTATCTCAGGATCATCTTAGGATCTTGATATACTGCTGGCAACTCACTATTCTTGATAGCTATATATACTGTCATTTCTATCCTACTCTTCTTGCTCGACCAAGATACAAGTCTACTACAGGTAGAGATGGACCCAGCACTTGATGATGCGTTCAGACAGCATCAAGATGGTCAAATTGATGTTGGTTTTCTCCAGAGAATGAGAGTATTTCTGATATGGATGCTGCAGAAATTCACGACTAAGGAGGGCTTGCTTGGAGACTATAATTACAGATATCTTTTCACTCCATCGTATCCTTTTCAGAATTGGATTTCTAGGAGAAGGGGAGTATCTCCGTCAAAGGTGGATCAGCCATTCTTCCCCCTCAACGAGGACGTTCCCGTGGCTCTAGGTTTGCTGCTGGGCCTGCAGCATGCTTTGTCTATGTTAGCCGGTGTCATTACACCGCCTATGATCATTAGTGGTGCTGCCAATTTTTCTACCGAATTGACTCAGTATCTGGTTTCTGCGTCGCTGATAACATCTGGACTGCTTTCGATGGTCCAAATCTCCAGGATTCGTATTCCATGGACTTCCTACCACATCGGGTCTGGTCTGCTGTCCGTGGTTGGTACGTCGTTTGCGGTCATTGGGATCGTTACCAAGTCATTGCCCATAATGTACAAATCTGGTTACTGTCCGTCTGCGAGCGACGGAACTCCGCTGGCTTGTCCCGATGGTTACGGAGCTATTCTTGGCACAGCAGCGTGTTGCGCCCTGCTAGAGATTGCGCTGTCCTTCACGCCGCCGAAGATTCTGCAAAAGGTGTTTCCAAAGATCGTTACTGGGCCAGTAGTCTTGTGCATCGCTGTTCCACTGATCCAGAGCGGATTCAATGACTGGATTGGCGGCGGTGGTTGCGTAGACAAGATTTGCCCCTACGAAAACGGGCCCCAGGCGGCTCCATGGGGATCAGCCAAGTTCATAGGATTGGGTTTCTTAGTATTCTTCACCATCGTCATGTGTGAAAAGTATGGTCCACCGATTATGAAGTCTTGTGCCGTTATTGTCGGTCTGATTGTCGGGTGTATCGTAGCTGCGGCCGCAGGCTACTTCGACCGTTCGAGCATCGATGCTGCTCCCGCCGTGACTTTCATCTGGGTCCATACTTTTAGACTGAGAGTTTATGGACCGGCTGTACTACCGTCGTTGGTCATGTTCATCGTTCTGGCGCAGGAAGCTATCGGTGACATTACAGCTACCAGTGACGTCTCCCGCTTGGATGTCGAAGGGCCGGAGTACGAGTCCAGGATTCAGGGTGGTGTTCTCTCGGATGGGCTTGGTGGTGTCATCTCTGCGCTATTTACAGTCACTCCCATGTCGATCTTTGCCCAGAATAACGGGGTCATTTCTTTAACCAAATGTGCTAGTAGAGAGGTCGGCTACTGGTGctgtttcttcatgatAATCATGGGGATCTTTGCCAAGTTCGGTGCTGCTTTGGTCGCCATACCAAAGCCGGTCCTGGGCGGCATGACGAGTTTCCTGTTCACGACAGtggctgttgctggttTGCGGATCATTTCCTCGATCCCATTCACTAGAAGAGACAGGTTTGTTCTGACCGGTTCTCTTCTCTTCGGCTTTGGCGCCATTCTCGTGCCCGACTGGTTTAGTCATGTTTTCACATACTCTGGGGACAATCACGCCTTACAAGGCTTCTACGATGCGATAGTTCTTGTCATGGAGTCAAGCTTCACCGTTTGCGGTCTTGTCGGTATCATTTTGAATCTGCTCATCCCGCAGGAACTCGACGAAGAGCTGATCGATGACATTGAGCTTCAGCAAGAAAACCTGAGTGTCCTGGATGGACGCGAACCCCTTCAGATGAACCTAGCAGCAACTCtcaaaggaaaagaagcCCAACTCGGCGCTGTGAGCGGCCCAAACGAATCCATGAGCAGTAGCGAAGCTCATGAGATGAAGGACACTGCCCAATACAACGTAACCGCCGCCGGATCAACCAAATCGTGAAGCAAATGTAAGTATGACCTAGCCCATTATAGTATATATTCCAACCTTGCTTTTTGTTAATCTGTAAATTACGAGAGTTCAACCGCGATCGGCACTTCTTAAAGCCATAAATATACATAAGAATATGATAAGACTAACAACAGTTCATTCCTTGTTCTCAGATTCAGCCAAtaccttcttcaagtttgacATTTCTGGGTTCTTGGTAACTCTTAGAGAATCATCGTGACGGAACTTTTTGTAAGTGAAATAAGTACCCGATGCCAGAGCTAGACCCATGGCAATGAACAGAGGTGTTAGTTCCACTGGAATACCAATGCCGGAACCTTTTTTCTGGAAGTATTGATTAAGAAGGGTTAGTAAGAAGTTCGATTTTCCCACTTTCTCAGCTTTTCTCACATACAGCTTGGTTTAATAGTAGTTGCGCTGGTCTCATTATGAAGAAATTGTCCTTACTGGGATGCCAGAAACGTTTCGACCTGGCTGTTCACAGCTATAATGATAGTCAAACCTGACTTTGAATTCCCATATATCTTTCAGAGTGTTGATGTCACTAAGCACGAAGATGGTGAATTTCCATGCTGTGATTGGTTGAGATGGCACTAGCTTACTTAACCTTACAAGAATATGCGTATTAAGAGGCCTACCAGGACCTCATGGCGTCTGACACCACTTCGTAAACCAGCCAGCTCACCGCCGTCGACGGGATCACCTTGAAAAGGTTGGCTGTGAGACCCTTGTAGTACCCGGCCACGCCCTCGGTCCTTCCGATCGTGGTAAGAGCGTCCGCGACGCTGGAATAATAGAATCCGAGCTCGTTGCCACCCATTGCCAGGACTtggaatcttcttcgcaagAGATCGAACGGGTATATGACGGTCTGTGCAACGCCGCCGCTGATTGCTCCTATTGCTAGTTTGTAGAGTGGCGACAGATCGGTGCCCGGCGCCAgttctttcagctgctcgTAGACAGCGAAGTTCAAGGCCACATAGGGGACCACGCCAAGACTGGTGGGCCACACTCCTCTGTAAAGAGCCTGGATCCGGCCCTCCTCCCTGTATATCTTGACAAGCAACTCCCAAATACCGGGCGGCTTGGCCGTCGAGACTCTCGATTTGTTCAGTTTGCGCAGGTTTGCTGTCTGGATCGACAGTCGGGTCCTGACCAGGTCCAGCGGGTACGTGGCGATCACGCTGGCGCCGCCGCACAGCGCCCCGCCGAGCAGCCGCTGCCAGTTATTCAATTGCTCGCCGCGTTGAACGGAGTCGACGTGAAAGAGGTGCTTCTTGCAGGCTTCGTAAACCACAAACTGCACAGCACTGTACGGGAAAATTCTGATACAGTTTAGCCCGTTACCGCGAAACAGACCCTTCCAGCCTTCCTCTCGATACACCTGCCCAATGGCTCCGAAAATCCCCTGGTTGTAGGCCTGTGTGGTGTTTTGCACCTGCAGCAGGATCTTCACTCTCTCGAAGGGCGAGACCACCGTTCTTGACACAGCGCCCGCGATGCCGCCGGCCAGAAACGCCACATTGGAGtcctgcttcagcagctcctTGACCAGCGTCAACTCAGACATCAGCCGACTCCAATTGAGGGCAACAGCGTTCACTTTTCATTCCGCTTACTGTCGAGACTTATCAGTTAGCTTAAAAAATACGTCATAACGCccgaaaaaaaaatgagaGCTAAGGGATTCGAACCCTTGCATCCGAAGATATCAGAGATTTTAAGTCGAAACAACCTAAATCTGACGCCTTAAACCACTCGGCCAAACTCCCTATGAGATCTTGAAATCTGAACGGAAAAACTTCCGTACAGATCGAACGTACCAGTACAGCATTTAAAGCGTGCAAAAATCCTTCCTACTTAGATATGTTTAAAAAAGCTCCTAATGCTACAAAGAGACTCTCTTAGCctgtttcttggcaagtttCCTCTCATGACTCTTCAAATGTCTCAACATGTTCGACTTAACGTTGAACGACTTGTTGCAGTTCGCCCAGGTGCACTTGAACGGAGTGTCGCCCGTGTGG is part of the Torulaspora globosa chromosome 7, complete sequence genome and harbors:
- the RPA135 gene encoding DNA-directed RNA polymerase I core subunit RPA135 (ancestral locus Anc_8.113) — translated: MSKIIKPPKARTADFRTLERESRFINPPKDKSAYPLLQEAVQPHIGSFNALTEGPGGGLLNQAVKDIGEKVVFDGKTTESDYLGNKLSLSVEQVSITKPMSNDGVTSAVERKVFPAEARQRLSSYRGKLMLKLKWSVNDGNDEVFTEVRDCGGLPVMLQSNRCHLNKLSPADLVKNKEESDEVGGYFIINGIEKLIRMLIVQRRNHPMAIVRPSFANRGASYSQYGVQIRCVRPDQTSQTNVLHYLNDGQVTFRFSWRKNEYLVPVIMIFKALCDTSDREIFDGIIGSDVTNSFLTDRLELLLTGYKKRYPQLKNRRQILQYLGDKFRVVFQASPDKSDYQVGQEVLDRIVLVHLNNDTNKDKSSMLLFMIRKLYSLVAGECCPDNPDATQHQEVLLGGFLYGMIIKEKIEEYLQSIVAQIRTDINRGSPINFKDRKYVTRVLMRVNENIGSKLQYFLSTGNLVSQSGLDLQQVSGYTVVAEKINFYRFISHFRMVHRGSFFAQLKTTTVRKLLPESWGFLCPVHTPDGSPCGLLNHFAHKCRISTEQSDVTKIPSILYSLGVSPVSQTFAAGPSLCCVQLDGKIIGWTSHTQGKIIADTLRFWKVEGKTAGLPLDLEIGYVPPSARGQYPGLYIFGGHSRMMRPVRYLPLDKEDIVGPFEQVYMNIAVTPEELQNNVHTHVEFTPTNILSILANLTPFSDFNQSPRNMYQCQMGKQTMGTPGVALCHRSDNKLYRLQTGQTPIVKANLYDDYGMDNFPNGTNAVVAVISYTGYDMDDAMIINKSADERGFGYGTMYKTEKIDLSLNRSRGDPISQHFGFGSDEWPKEWLEKLDEDGLPYIGTYVEEGDPICAYFDDTLNKTKIKTYHSSEPAYIEEVNLIGDESNKLQELQTVSIKYRIRRVPQIGDKFSSRHGQKGVCSRKWPTIDMPFSETGIQPDVIINPHAFPSRMTIGMFVESLAGKSGALHGIAQDATPWIFSENDTPADYFGEQLRQAGYNYHGNEPMYSGATGEELRADIYIGVVYYQRLRHMVNDKFQVRSTGPVNSLTMQPVKGRKRHGGIRVGEMERDALIGHGTAFLLQDRLLNCSDYTQTSVCRECGAILTTQQSVPRIGSMSSVRCRRCAVKFDDAKRMLSKYQGNDSVFIDDSHIWEDGQGNKFVGGGDTTTVAIPFVLKYLDSELAAMGIRLRYNVEPR
- a CDS encoding nucleobase:cation symporter-2 family protein, giving the protein MDPALDDAFRQHQDGQIDVGFLQRMRVFLIWMLQKFTTKEGLLGDYNYRYLFTPSYPFQNWISRRRGVSPSKVDQPFFPLNEDVPVALGLLLGLQHALSMLAGVITPPMIISGAANFSTELTQYLVSASLITSGLLSMVQISRIRIPWTSYHIGSGLLSVVGTSFAVIGIVTKSLPIMYKSGYCPSASDGTPLACPDGYGAILGTAACCALLEIALSFTPPKILQKVFPKIVTGPVVLCIAVPLIQSGFNDWIGGGGCVDKICPYENGPQAAPWGSAKFIGLGFLVFFTIVMCEKYGPPIMKSCAVIVGLIVGCIVAAAAGYFDRSSIDAAPAVTFIWVHTFRLRVYGPAVLPSLVMFIVLAQEAIGDITATSDVSRLDVEGPEYESRIQGGVLSDGLGGVISALFTVTPMSIFAQNNGVISLTKCASREVGYWCCFFMIIMGIFAKFGAALVAIPKPVLGGMTSFLFTTVAVAGLRIISSIPFTRRDRFVLTGSLLFGFGAILVPDWFSHVFTYSGDNHALQGFYDAIVLVMESSFTVCGLVGIILNLLIPQELDEELIDDIELQQENLSVLDGREPLQMNLAATLKGKEAQLGAVSGPNESMSSSEAHEMKDTAQYNVTAAGSTKS
- the MRA1 gene encoding Mra1p (ancestral locus Anc_8.114); the protein is MRPAQLLLNQAKKGSGIGIPVELTPLFIAMGLALASGTYFTYKKFRHDDSLRVTKNPEMSNLKKVLAESENKE
- the MRX21 gene encoding Mrx21p (ancestral locus Anc_8.115), with amino-acid sequence MSELTLVKELLKQDSNVAFLAGGIAGAVSRTVVSPFERVKILLQVQNTTQAYNQGIFGAIGQVYREEGWKGLFRGNGLNCIRIFPYSAVQFVVYEACKKHLFHVDSVQRGEQLNNWQRLLGGALCGGASVIATYPLDLVRTRLSIQTANLRKLNKSRVSTAKPPGIWELLVKIYREEGRIQALYRGVWPTSLGVVPYVALNFAVYEQLKELAPGTDLSPLYKLAIGAISGGVAQTVIYPFDLLRRRFQVLAMGGNELGFYYSSVADALTTIGRTEGVAGYYKGLTANLFKVIPSTAVSWLVYEVVSDAMRSW